The stretch of DNA GCTTATTTCTGCTACAATTGTAACAGCGTATTTGAACGAAATAGGCTTAAAAACTCAATTTTATGATGCCCGTAAGATTATCAAAACCACTTCTTTGGCAGGTGGTTCAGAAGTGCTATGGGAACAGACACAAAAAAATGTGAAAGAAACTTTTCTACCTTTTCCTGAACATATTTGCTGCGTAACAGGCTATATTGCATCTAATCTTGAAAATCAAACCACTACATTGGGTAGAGAAGGTTCGGACTATACTGCGGCTATTCTATCTAACATTTTGGAAGCGTCTGAAATGCACATTTGGAAAGATGTGGAAGGCGTGCTTAACGCAGATCCACGGCGATACCCAAATACACAAGTATATCCCCAACTGACTTACCAGCAAGCAGTTGAAATGTCCTACTATGGGGCTTCGGTTATTCACCCAAGAACAATTAAACCTTTGGAAAATAAGCAAATACCTTTACGTGTTAAGTGCTTTTTGAATACTTCCTTAGAAGGTACGTTGATTCAAGCTCCAAAGTATATTACTATACCTCCTAAACAATATGCTGTCATAGATAAATTTAACCAAATATTGCTGACCATTACTCCAAAAGACTTTTCTTTTGTAATGGAAAAGCATATTGATGAAATTGCTACGGCAATTACTCATGCTAAGCTCAAAGCTAATCTTTCTCAAAATAGTGCTTTGTCTTACTACATTTGTGCAGACAATAATCCTGAACAAGTAGCAGACTTTATCAACGAATTGAGTGAAAATTTTCAAGTTCAAAAACAAGATAGAGTGTATCTTAAAACTTATCTGTTTCTTACTGAACGCCTGCCCGATGAAGAATTTTTCAAAGCTATTTTGATTCAGCGGAGCGGTACTACTGCACAAATGGTTATTCCTGAATAGTTTTAAGGTGATCTTAAAATTTTATTTTTGTTGTGAAAATCACTTTTTTATTTCATTTTTGCGTGAGTATCAAAAAGACAACATCTTGTGCTAAACTTAAAATTTAAGCAGATATATCCGCAAGATGTACTGATAGTACTGTTACTGGGGGCTGCAGCTTATTTGCCTTTCATAGGTAGAGCACACTTATTTGATTGGGACGAAATCAACTTTGCCGAATGCGCTCGCGAAATGTTAATTTCTCAAAATTATTTGCAGGTACAGGTAGATTTT from Bacteroidia bacterium encodes:
- a CDS encoding aspartate kinase, which gives rise to MSKLIVMKFGGASVKDAQSVRNVAHILSQHPERPLIFVVSAMGKTTNNLVELAELSRKYKKEEALQQYQKIRDFHFSIINELFENNTTHSVYQEVEKYFTEMQEVIQGIALLREFPFHLHDRIVSFGELISATIVTAYLNEIGLKTQFYDARKIIKTTSLAGGSEVLWEQTQKNVKETFLPFPEHICCVTGYIASNLENQTTTLGREGSDYTAAILSNILEASEMHIWKDVEGVLNADPRRYPNTQVYPQLTYQQAVEMSYYGASVIHPRTIKPLENKQIPLRVKCFLNTSLEGTLIQAPKYITIPPKQYAVIDKFNQILLTITPKDFSFVMEKHIDEIATAITHAKLKANLSQNSALSYYICADNNPEQVADFINELSENFQVQKQDRVYLKTYLFLTERLPDEEFFKAILIQRSGTTAQMVIPE